From the Actinomadura luzonensis genome, the window GTTCGGCGCCAGCACCACGCGCGGGGATGTGTTGACGGGGCCACTGTGGAGTCGATTCCCCGGCTCGGGCCTATAGGTACGCTGCCCTGGTAGTCCACCCCCTCGCCTTCGGGCGGGGGTCTTTTGCTATTTCTGGGGCTGGCGGATTCGCCAGCCGGGGTACGCCTCGCCGTGCTCCCCGCGCACGCGGGGATGGTCCCGGGTCCGCTCACCCACCACGCGAACGGGCCTGGCCGCGATCACCTCCGTCCACGACGAAGGACACGCGCGTCAGGGGCGGTCGATCCGACGGCCTCATTCAGAGATCGATTCAACCGCGAGCATCTTTTCGATGTAGCTTTCTTCCCAGAAACCCCTACCTGGGAGGGCAAGTGTCGGTGGGGCAGGAGATCCTCTTCCATCGGTACGCCATTCCCCTCGGCCACGGCGGCATGGGGTCGGCGATCTACGACACGGGTGTCCACGTTCGTATCCGGGAACGCAAGGGTTCTGAAGTTGGAGACCTCCGGCTTCCGGGACAGCTGAACATTTGCGCAGGCTGGGGCGAACACCCTAGCCCTCAGCCTTTTCCAGACGCGACGAGCGGTTCAAGAAGCATATGGACCTAGATCGCCGCCGCGTGCAGACTGCCGTTCTCGGCAGTCCCGAGTCGGACCATCCCCTGTCGCTGCCTACCGACCGCGTGGAGGCCTTCGCATACCTCTCGCGTTACCGTGGCCAGGAGTTCTACTGCGGTCAGCTGCTCGGCGGCTGCGGCTGGCGACTCATGGACAAGCTGTACAAGGACCGGGTCTGCCATTTCGCGCATTACCCCGATCCGCATGGGCATGCACCGGAGTGCGAGCGCCGCTACGCCGGCGCCGACAGCGCCGATCACCTCTATATCCACCGTGGCCTCACCACGAGGTTCGGCCAGCTCGGAAAGAAACAGCGGTTCAACGGCCGGATGGAGGGTGGCGAGTGCATCGATCTGCTGGTTACTCCTCGACGTGCCCGCAGCGCTATCAAGGTGCAGTTCGTGAACCTCTCCGCCAAGGAGTGGGCTGACGAGGATGAGGATCTTCGCAGGCGGCTCGGCCGCGTCGACTGGGTGGTGGGTCCGCGAGCCTCGACAACGGCGGGCTACCTGATCGACCGCGATGGTTACGCACTGCACGTCCGCTGCATCCCCCGCGAACGAAACCGGATCGTGGAGATCGGCACGGAGACCCGCGACGGCGATCTGGCATGGGCGTCGGTCGATGACTGCGAGATCACAGAGAGGGGAATCGTCACCCCGCTGCTGCGTAAGACTCGTTCAAGCAACCCGCGCGGGGAAAGCTCTCCGCAACCTGTGAGTGAGCCGTCGAAACCGGCCATGGATCCACGTCGGCTGGCGATCTATCAGGAAGTCCGTGCCGGGTGCGTGAAGCTGGTCCAGGACATCGAAGAGGCGAAGGGCGCGGGCGATCTGGCCACGGCACGACTCTACGTGCGCGAGTTTCGACTGACCCTGGTGCGGGTGTCGCTGTTCAACCCGGACTTCGCCCAGGAGGTCCGGCAGCTCAAGAGCTACGAGGCGTGGGTGGCGCACGAGCAGAACGCGCGCAAGGTTGCCAAATACCAGGAGCAACGGACTCAAACGCTAGGGCTCACCCAGCAGCGCAGAGCGCGGTTGCGGGACATCGTCAAACTGCTGCGAGGCGCACAAGCTGCAGGGGACAGAGCCCTGGGCAGGGAACTGGAGGCCGAAGGCAGGGAACTGCTCAAGATGCTGAAGACGAGGAAAACGTACAAGGAAGATCGGAAAGTACTTGACCGGGCTGCCCGATGGCTCGACGTCAGCGCTGCACCGTTCAAGCCAGAGACGCCACCACCCGCCCCTCAGCCACAGGTCGGAGGCGCCGAAGGGCTTGGCGAACGGATACTGGCCAAGCTGAAGGCGGTCGCCGCGGACCAGAAGACCATTGACTGGCAGCAACTCCTCGGCAAGGAGTGGGAGTGGACCAGCTCGAAGAAGCGCTTGGAAGCTCTCGTCTGGGTGGACGACGTAGATGACAAGTCGCGGCCGCTGCTGTCCGCCCTGGTCACCCAGCCTCAGGGGCGGCTTGATCCGGAATTTCGCCAGATACTCGCCGCTTTGGGCTTTGCCGTGCCTCAGACAGACCAGGCCCTTGAACTGATCTGGCGGCGAGAGGTGGACCGTGCGCATGCCTGTTTCGCCAAGCAACCCCGGCCGATCCCCGACCGGCTCGTCCCCCGTGCCGATCAATAGATCATCGTGTTGCTGTGAGCAACTGCCGCACGCGCCCCGTCGCTGCATGCTCAGTGCCATAGATCCGCTCAAGATCAGATAGCAATGCGGTGAGGGTGCGCCGAGCCCGTTCCAAGAAGCCGGAGCTCAGCTCCAGCTCGCCGATCTGGCGCCTGAGCTCCAGAGCCTGCGGGTCATCTTCTGGAACGTCGGCCACCAGCGCCGTCAAGAGGTGCAGTGCCAGGTCAACGTCGCCCAGCTGAGCGTGACATGTGGCCTCCTGGAGCCGGTAGTGGAACGCCTGACCCGGCTCGCTCGACGCCGCCAACTCCCTGAATCCCTGCGCTGCTCGTCGGTAGTCACCCGCGCCCATATAGGCCTCGGCCAGTTGCTCCCGCAGTCCGGGCGCGTCGGGTGTACGAGCAAGGGCCTCCTCCAGCATCGAGGTGGCTTCGGTATACCGGGACTCCCTGATCAGGGTTTGGGCATTGCGGCGGGCACGACGGGCGTCCCCGTGGCTGAAATCGTCTCGGGCAGCTCGGCGTTCTGTCGCCGGCAGTTCAGGGCCGGTCATGGTGGTGCGGCTCAGGGCGCGGGCGTAGAGCGTCAAGGGGCTCGGGAGGGCATCGGTCATGTCGCCCAGCGGCGCGGTGCCGGAGAGGTACGGCATGAGCCGCTCGTACACTTCGCGAACGCTGCCAGGCCTGTCCGCCGGGTCCTTCTCCACCATCGCCATCAGCAGCTCGTCCAGCCCACGTGGAATGTCAGCCCTGTGCCGTCCGGCCGGTACCGGGGACGTGGTGACGTGCTGGGTCTTCACGCTGTAATCGTTGGGCCCAGTGAACAGTGGGTGGCCGGTGGCCGCCTCGTAGAGTACGCATCCCAAGGAGTAGATGTCGGTGTGCTTCGTACTCCGCTTACCTTCGACCTGCTCGGGAGACATGTACGCGGCAGTCCCGAGCTGCTGTCCGGTCTGGGTGAGCATGGTCATGTCCGCGTCATGGATAAACGCCAGGCCGAAGTCCAGGACCCGAATCGAACCGTCTCGGCAAAGCATGAGATTGGACGGTTTCAGGTCCCGGTGCAGGATGCCTTGCTCATGAGCAGCCTCCAAGACCGTCGCTATCTGGGCGCCGATGGACGCCACCCAGCCGATGGAGAGCGGTGCGTGCTCAGCAATGACGTCATGGAGACCATT encodes:
- a CDS encoding serine/threonine-protein kinase, with the translated sequence MSHFLGRYRLDPLRLGCGGMGEVWGADDIVLDRRVAIKFVLLPDEELHQRFTREAKALSSLAHPGVPALYDFGTVDGRHYMVMQFIDGNGLHDVIAEHAPLSIGWVASIGAQIATVLEAAHEQGILHRDLKPSNLMLCRDGSIRVLDFGLAFIHDADMTMLTQTGQQLGTAAYMSPEQVEGKRSTKHTDIYSLGCVLYEAATGHPLFTGPNDYSVKTQHVTTSPVPAGRHRADIPRGLDELLMAMVEKDPADRPGSVREVYERLMPYLSGTAPLGDMTDALPSPLTLYARALSRTTMTGPELPATERRAARDDFSHGDARRARRNAQTLIRESRYTEATSMLEEALARTPDAPGLREQLAEAYMGAGDYRRAAQGFRELAASSEPGQAFHYRLQEATCHAQLGDVDLALHLLTALVADVPEDDPQALELRRQIGELELSSGFLERARRTLTALLSDLERIYGTEHAATGRVRQLLTATR